From the genome of Armatimonadota bacterium:
CCCGACGATGCAGGGGCTCTTGTCGACATGGGAGTTCTGGGCGGGCGTCCTCCTCGCCGGGCTGGCGAGCCTGGGGACCCTGCTGCGGTGGACACTGTTGGGCGACGGTCGCACTCCGACTCCAACACGGCTCTCCTCGATCCAGTCCCCCCCTCACTTCCGGCAACCGCCACTGGCTCACGCGCATCCTGACGCGGCCGTCGCCCGACTCTTCTCCGACCCGCTTCCCGAGGCAGTCCCTCCCACCGACTCCACCGTCGCCTCCCCCTGACCGGCTCACCTCCGCCGGCCGATCGGTCCGGCCCCGGCCTCCCCGGACGCGCCCACGGCGGGACCGTCGCTACGAGGTTGAAGCAGGCGTCCCGGCCCCGACGACACGGGGGCGCGACACCCTGGGTAAGAGAGAGGCGAACCCCGCGGGGGGAGGCGCGGGACGGGGAGGCGTCCCGGTCCCGAGGTGATGGTGAGGTGTCGACATCCTTCCAGTTCCTGCGCCCCGACGTCCTGTGGGGTCTGCTGGTCGTTCCGGCCCTGCTCGCCCTGGCGGTGTGGCGGAGCCGCCACCCTGCAGCGACCATCCGGTTCCCGGGGACGGCAGCGGTCGGGGTGGCCGTCCGCCACGCCCACCCGTGGCGCCGTCACCTGCCCCTGGCCGCCTTCAGCCTGACGCTGGTCGCCCTGCTACTGGGTCTCGCCCGGCCGACCGTCGCCGTGCCGGTCCGCAGCCCACGCCTGAACGTGGTCCTCGTCCTGGACGTCAGCAGCAGCATGGACGCCACCGACCTGGCCCCCTCGCACCTGGACGCGGCCAGGGCGGCCGCCCACGCCTTCCTGCAGGCTGTGCACCCGCGCGTCCGCGTGGGGCTCGTGGCCTTCAGCACCACCGCCGCGCCCGTGGTGCCGTTGACCCGCGACCGGGGGCGCCTGCGCTCGGCCGTGAACCGGCTGGCCACAGAGAGCGAGACGGCGATGGGAGAGGGCGTGCTCGAGGCGTTGCGCCTGCTGCTCGGGGGAGCGGATCCCCTGGCCGCCCCGCCTCGGCCTGCCGAGCCGGGGCGGCGGGTCATCATCCTCATCTCCGATGGGCTCAACAATGCCGGGCGCGACCCCCTGGTGGCCGCCGACGCCGCCAGGCGGCACGGCGTGACAGTCCACACGGTCGGGGTGGGGACCAAGCGTGGCCCGGGGGGCGTGGACGAGGAGACGCTCCACGCCGTGGCCGAGCTCAGCGGCGGGACCTACCACCACGCCCCGACCGGCCGGCGGCTCTTCGAGCTCTACGAGCGGCTGGGACGTCGCCTGGGATGGGAGCGGCAGGTCGAGGAAGTCAGCGCGGTGCTGGCCGGTCTCGCCGCAGCGCTCCTCGTCGCCGCGGTGGCCGTCTCCCGGGTGCTGGCTCCGCTGGAGGTCTGAGCGTCCTTCCACGGGAGAGCTATGGGAACGCCCGGCGAGCCCTCCCGGCCGTACTGTCTTCAGACTTTTCAGAGGTCTAGCCCGTCTAGAGTTTTCTCCCTCCGGGCATGCTCCCGTGGATGATCCTCCAGAAGCCCTTTTCGTCTCTGCGGAGCTGGATTGCCGCAGTCACCGCCCTGGCGTTCCTCCCGGGGACCGCCCTGTTCCTCCTCGCGACAGCCGACCAGCAACGCCAGCTGATCCGTCACGCCCACCGGGAGGTCCAGGTCCTCACCGAGCATGCCGCCGGGGAAGTCCTCAACGTCCTCTATGCCACGCGGCAGCTCCTGGTCGACCTGGCTGCGGAGCTACAGACGATCAGGGCGCCTGCCGGCGAGTGCTCCACCCTGCTCGCCCGGCGCCTGGCCGCTTCCGCCGTCTACGTGAACCTGGGCGTGACCGCGCTCGACGGGCCCGTCCGCTGTCTTGCGCGTTCCGGTGACGGACGCGCCCCGGTGGATGCGGAGGCCATTCGCCGTGCCGTCGCACACCACGGCCTGGCCGTCGGACGCTATCAGGCGCCCCAGGCCGGGCGCCCCCCGGTCATCACGGTCGCCTACCCGCTCCCGGGCGGCTCCTCCCAGGTGGGCAGGCGGACCGCCCCGGCTGCGGTCTTCGCCCTCGTCGACCTGTGGTGGCTGAACGAGGTGGCGGCCGGGGTCCCCTTGCCGCCCGGAAGCGTCCTCACGCTCCTGGACCGCCAGCACACCGTGCTGGCGCGGTCACAGGAGCCGGGGGCCTGGATGGGCCGTCGGGCCCCCGACCCCGGCGTCCTGCAGGCGGTCGCGCAGGGACGACCCCAGGTCACCGTCCAGGGCGAGGACCAGGGCGGCCGGAGCGTCTTCGTGGGTCATCGCGCCCTGCGTGGTCCGACCGGCGACACCGAACTTGTCGTGGCGGTCACGGTTCCGCGCGACGCTCTGCTGGCGGAACTGCGCAGCCACCTGGTGCGCTCCGCCTTCGGGCTGCTGGCGGCCGCCCTCCTGACCCTGACCGCGGCGTGGCGGACGGCCCGCCGGGTGCTCGTCGTGCCGGTGGAGCGCATCGCCGGGGTGACGCGGCGCCTGACCACGGGTGACCTGGACGCCCGCACCGGCGGCGTGGCGGGGCCACGTGAGCTCACGGTGCTCGCTCAGGCCGTCGACGAGATGGCTCGCGCGCTGCAGCGCCGGGCCGACGAAGCCGAGCAGGCCGCGGAGGCGGCCCACGCCGCGGCGGAGCAAGCTCAGGCGCTGGCCCACACGGCCCAGCGCCTCAACGCCCAGCTGGACCTGCCCACCGTCCTGCGCGCTGTCGTCGAGGAGACCGCGCGGGCGCTTCGGGCGCCCGCGGCCAGCATCGCGCTCTACGACGAGGCCACTGACCGCATCGCCATCGCCGCCACGTACGGGCTCCCCCACGACTACGCCGCCCGGGCCGCGCCCCAACCGCGCGCCGTCCTCGACCGGCTGGTGGCGGAGAGCCACCAGGACCTGCTCCTTGTTCCCGAGGCCCTGGACCGCCAGGACCTGCCCAACACGGCGCTGCACCGCGAAGCGGGCGTGCGCACCATCGTGGGGGCACCCCTGCGCCGCGACGGCCACCTGGTCGGCCTGCTCACCGTCTACGCGCTCGGCATGCCGCGGCGCTTCCACCTCGAGGAGCTGGCCCTGCTGCGGGCGCTGGGTGATCTGGCGGTGCAGGCGATCGCCAACGCCACCCTCTACACCGACCACGTACGACAGCTCGAGACCCTCAGCGCCCTCTACGCCAGCGCGCAGAAGCTCGGGATCAGCCTCGACCTCCAGGAGGTGGCGCGCAGCATCACCCGCACCTGCGTGGAGGTCTTCGGCGTGCGCCTGGCCTGGATCGGCCGCGCCGAGCCGGACGGGAGCGTCAGGCTCGTCACCTCCTATCCGATCAGCAACGACTACCCCACGCGCCTGCGGATCCGCTGGGACGAGTCCCCGGAGGGCCGGGGGCCGACCGGCCAGGCCCTGCGTACGGGCTTCCCGCAGGTGTTCAACGACGTGGCCCGGGAGCCGCCGGAGCGGGCCTGGCGGGACCGGGTGCTGGCGCAGGGGTTTCGGGCGGCCGCGGCCTTCCCGCTGCTCAGCCGGGAGCGACCGTTCGGCGTCCTGCTCCTCTACAGCGACCAGGCGGGGTTCTTCACCGATGAGCGGGTGGGCCTCTTCCAGGCCCTGGCCCACCAGGCCGGCGCGGCGCTCGAGAACGCCCGCCTCTTCGCCCAGGCGGAGCAGCGCCTGCAACACCTCCAGGCCCTCCACGCGGTGGGCCTGGCCATCGGCAGCAGCGTCGACCTGGACGTCACCCTGGACGTCGTGCTCTCACAGGCCGTGGCGCAGCTGCGCGTGGACGCCGCCGCCATCCTCCTCTACCACCCCGAACGGCAGGTGCTGGAGTACGCCGCGAGGCGGGGGCTCCGGCCGGACCACCTCGTGGCCCCCATCGGGCTCGGGGAAGGGCTGGTGGGCACCGTGGCCGCCAACCACCGGGCGGTCTTCGTCGACGACCTCGGCCACCCCGACGCGCCGGTGCACCCCATCGCCGCCGTGGAGGGGCTGGTCGGGTATGCGGCGGTGCCGCTCGTGGCCAAGGGGGTGGTGCAGGGCGTGCTCGAGGTCTTCCGGCGCACGCCGCTCGTCACCGACGAAGAGTGGCGGGCCCTGCTGCAGGCTCTCGGAGACCAGGCCGCCATCGCCATCGACAACGCTCGGCTCTTCGACGCGCTGCAGCGGTCGCACCGCGACCTCCAGGAGGCATACGAGGCCACGCTGGAAGGCTGGGTCCAGGCCCTGGACCTTCGCGACCAGGAGACCCACGGGCACACCCAGCGGGTCACGGAGATGACGGTGCGCCTGGCCCGGGCCATGGGGATCGACGAGCCGCAGCTGGTCCACATCCGGCGCGGCGCGCTCCTCCACGACATCGGGAAGATCGGCATCCCCGACACCATCCTGCGCAAGCCGGGCCCGCTGACCGAGGAGGAGTGGGCGGTGGTGCGCCGCCACCCCCTCTACGCCCACCAGCTCCTCTTCCCCATCCCCTACCTGCGACCGGCGCTGGACATCCCCTACGCCCACCACGAGCGGTGGGACGGCAGCGGCTACCCCCAGGGCCTGCGCGGTGAAGCGATTCCGCTCGCCGCGCGCATCTTCGCCGTGGTGGACGTCTGGGACGCGCTGCGCTCCGACCGCCCCTACCGGCCGGCCTGGCCGGAGGACCGGGTGATCGCCTACCTCAGGGAGCAGAGCGGCAAGGCCTTCGACCCGCGGGTCGTCGAGGTCTTCCTTCGCCTCCTGGAGCAGCCCGGCCCGCGCTCCCTCGCCACCGGCGGCGGGGACGGAGGCGGCCACACCACGGGCGGAACCGGGAGCGGGGCACTGCCCGCGCCGTCACCCGCCGGCGCGGACGGCCGGGCCAGCGCTGAGGGGTCAGCCGCCGGTCAGTGCTCACGCACCGACCAGATCCAGGCGCCGAAGAGCAGGTTCACGATAATGGGAACGACGGCGGTCCGGGCGTCCAGGACGCCTTCCAGCCACCCGTCCAGGATGTATCCGGCCAGGGCGATGGCCCACACGGCGAAGACCCAGGCCAGCGTGCGCAGCCCCTCCAGGCGCCAGGCCGTGGCCAGCGCGGCCACACCCACGACGACCAGGCTCGTCCCCCAGGCCGAGAGGAAGACCGGGTGGGGGACGTACAGGGGGAGGACGGCCCGCGCCAGCGGCGAGGAGAGGAGCAGGAGGACCCCGGCGCTGATCGTGTAGAGCGCCCACAGGACGAGGGCCGGGCGCAGGCCCACCGTCTGCCGCACCATCACTCCCTCCCTGCCCCGCCCGCCGCGCCCATAGACGCGGGCCGGCGCCTGCCCATCGCCTCGGCCAG
Proteins encoded in this window:
- a CDS encoding GAF domain-containing protein is translated as MILQKPFSSLRSWIAAVTALAFLPGTALFLLATADQQRQLIRHAHREVQVLTEHAAGEVLNVLYATRQLLVDLAAELQTIRAPAGECSTLLARRLAASAVYVNLGVTALDGPVRCLARSGDGRAPVDAEAIRRAVAHHGLAVGRYQAPQAGRPPVITVAYPLPGGSSQVGRRTAPAAVFALVDLWWLNEVAAGVPLPPGSVLTLLDRQHTVLARSQEPGAWMGRRAPDPGVLQAVAQGRPQVTVQGEDQGGRSVFVGHRALRGPTGDTELVVAVTVPRDALLAELRSHLVRSAFGLLAAALLTLTAAWRTARRVLVVPVERIAGVTRRLTTGDLDARTGGVAGPRELTVLAQAVDEMARALQRRADEAEQAAEAAHAAAEQAQALAHTAQRLNAQLDLPTVLRAVVEETARALRAPAASIALYDEATDRIAIAATYGLPHDYAARAAPQPRAVLDRLVAESHQDLLLVPEALDRQDLPNTALHREAGVRTIVGAPLRRDGHLVGLLTVYALGMPRRFHLEELALLRALGDLAVQAIANATLYTDHVRQLETLSALYASAQKLGISLDLQEVARSITRTCVEVFGVRLAWIGRAEPDGSVRLVTSYPISNDYPTRLRIRWDESPEGRGPTGQALRTGFPQVFNDVAREPPERAWRDRVLAQGFRAAAAFPLLSRERPFGVLLLYSDQAGFFTDERVGLFQALAHQAGAALENARLFAQAEQRLQHLQALHAVGLAIGSSVDLDVTLDVVLSQAVAQLRVDAAAILLYHPERQVLEYAARRGLRPDHLVAPIGLGEGLVGTVAANHRAVFVDDLGHPDAPVHPIAAVEGLVGYAAVPLVAKGVVQGVLEVFRRTPLVTDEEWRALLQALGDQAAIAIDNARLFDALQRSHRDLQEAYEATLEGWVQALDLRDQETHGHTQRVTEMTVRLARAMGIDEPQLVHIRRGALLHDIGKIGIPDTILRKPGPLTEEEWAVVRRHPLYAHQLLFPIPYLRPALDIPYAHHERWDGSGYPQGLRGEAIPLAARIFAVVDVWDALRSDRPYRPAWPEDRVIAYLREQSGKAFDPRVVEVFLRLLEQPGPRSLATGGGDGGGHTTGGTGSGALPAPSPAGADGRASAEGSAAGQCSRTDQIQAPKSRFTIMGTTAVRASRTPSSHPSRMYPARAMAHTAKTQASVRSPSRRQAVASAATPTTTRLVPQAERKTGWGTYRGRTARASGEERSRRTPALIV
- a CDS encoding VWA domain-containing protein gives rise to the protein MSTSFQFLRPDVLWGLLVVPALLALAVWRSRHPAATIRFPGTAAVGVAVRHAHPWRRHLPLAAFSLTLVALLLGLARPTVAVPVRSPRLNVVLVLDVSSSMDATDLAPSHLDAARAAAHAFLQAVHPRVRVGLVAFSTTAAPVVPLTRDRGRLRSAVNRLATESETAMGEGVLEALRLLLGGADPLAAPPRPAEPGRRVIILISDGLNNAGRDPLVAADAARRHGVTVHTVGVGTKRGPGGVDEETLHAVAELSGGTYHHAPTGRRLFELYERLGRRLGWERQVEEVSAVLAGLAAALLVAAVAVSRVLAPLEV